In a single window of the Acidobacteriota bacterium genome:
- the trpS gene encoding tryptophan--tRNA ligase — translation MSKRIFSGAQPTGQLHIGNYLGALKNWVALQDDYECFYCIVNMHAITLPQEPASLRKATLDLARIYLAAGVDPERSTIFIQSDVPQHAELAWVLSCIARMGELERMTQFKDKGKGNTERAGVGLFTYPILMAADILLYQTDLVPVGQDQKQHLELSRDLAERFNRDYGDTFKVPEPYIPKAGASIKSLQDPEKKMSKSDENANGSLFLLDDPDTITKKIKRAVTDSGTTIEFDETRPAINNLLTIYQLVTDKTAQECVAHFEGKMYGQFKTELAEAVVEFLRPFQERIAHYDDATLRGILDRGAEKARSEAARTLNNVYSRMGIN, via the coding sequence ATGAGTAAGAGAATTTTCAGCGGGGCACAGCCTACCGGGCAGCTTCACATCGGCAATTATTTAGGCGCACTTAAGAATTGGGTCGCGTTGCAGGACGATTATGAGTGTTTCTACTGCATCGTGAACATGCACGCCATAACGCTGCCGCAAGAGCCGGCCTCACTGCGAAAGGCGACGCTCGACCTCGCACGCATCTATTTGGCCGCCGGCGTCGATCCTGAACGCTCCACCATTTTCATTCAATCCGACGTACCGCAACACGCCGAGCTTGCGTGGGTCCTTTCCTGCATCGCTCGCATGGGCGAGTTGGAACGGATGACGCAGTTCAAGGATAAGGGCAAAGGCAACACAGAACGCGCGGGCGTCGGACTATTTACCTATCCGATACTAATGGCGGCCGATATTTTGCTGTATCAGACCGATCTCGTGCCGGTCGGACAGGATCAGAAACAGCATCTGGAACTGAGCCGCGACCTGGCCGAACGTTTTAATCGCGACTACGGAGATACGTTCAAGGTGCCGGAGCCTTATATTCCCAAGGCCGGTGCGAGCATCAAATCACTGCAGGATCCTGAAAAGAAAATGTCGAAATCCGACGAGAACGCCAACGGCTCGCTTTTTCTGCTCGATGATCCCGACACGATCACCAAGAAGATCAAACGCGCCGTCACTGACAGTGGAACGACCATCGAATTCGACGAAACTCGCCCGGCGATCAACAATCTGCTGACCATTTATCAGCTCGTAACAGACAAAACCGCCCAAGAATGCGTCGCCCATTTCGAAGGCAAGATGTATGGTCAGTTCAAGACTGAACTCGCAGAAGCCGTCGTCGAATTCCTGCGGCCATTTCAAGAACGCATCGCTCATTACGATGACGCTACTCTTCGCGGGATACTCGACCGCGGAGCGGAAAAAGCACGCTCAGAGGCCGCGCGTACGCTAAACAACGTGTATTCGAGAATGGGAATAAATTGA
- a CDS encoding site-2 protease family protein, which translates to MGEIDIANLISHLVIFLVVLLLAISAHEAGHAWTSWKYGDDTAYMLGRVTLNPVAHTDPIGTLLIPIAAFIFGSVGGALASIPLIGWGKPTPVNPNKWTKYKEANVMVSIAGIVANIIIATIGFFIFKFMIEFGVINAGNIDSGLIKPIVIFLNYLVMLNVSLAVFNLLPFPPLDGSKVLSTFLPPSFQPVFEMLEQYGFLILMLLVYFGIIGLIIRPFYQLVQYLLLTPWF; encoded by the coding sequence ATGGGTGAGATCGATATTGCCAACCTGATCAGCCATCTGGTCATTTTTCTAGTCGTCCTGCTTCTTGCGATCTCTGCGCACGAGGCCGGACATGCATGGACATCGTGGAAATACGGCGACGATACCGCATACATGCTCGGCCGTGTGACGCTTAATCCGGTAGCACACACTGACCCCATCGGCACGCTCCTGATCCCGATCGCGGCGTTCATATTCGGCTCGGTCGGCGGTGCATTGGCTTCGATCCCTTTGATCGGATGGGGCAAACCTACGCCGGTAAACCCGAACAAATGGACGAAATATAAAGAAGCGAACGTAATGGTATCGATCGCGGGTATTGTTGCGAATATCATCATCGCAACCATCGGCTTCTTTATCTTTAAGTTCATGATCGAATTCGGCGTGATAAACGCCGGCAATATTGATTCCGGACTGATCAAGCCGATCGTCATATTTTTGAATTATCTTGTGATGCTGAACGTTTCGCTGGCAGTATTCAATCTGCTGCCGTTTCCGCCGCTGGACGGCAGCAAGGTTCTCTCGACGTTTCTGCCGCCGAGTTTTCAGCCCGTTTTCGAGATGCTTGAGCAATACGGCTTTCTGATACTTATGCTCTTGGTCTATTTCGGCATCATCGGGCTTATAATCAGGCCGTTCTATCAATTGGTCCAATACCTTCTGCTGACGCCGTGGTTTTGA
- a CDS encoding ATP-grasp domain-containing protein: MSKHIVCIASEHKGNEFIEAAHEAGWQVTLVTRKSLLDSPWVWANIGDVRTVEDSAQPVDYVRAITNVVGSAKIDHVVGLDEFDVITGALAREHLQLPGVTSSYLRRFRDKLTMRNLASSKDIPCPEFVGAFNMSEIDEFLDRVPAPWIVKPRHEVSAFGIRKCETKQQVWDVLTDLDNRNNWRDHPSQFVIERFIEGKVFHVDSVVEDKKVRAAGVSQYGTTPFKVSHYGGVFTSSIVPYDAPERKTLEKLNKQLLKAFELEKGVTHAEFLQCAESGEFYMLEVACRVGGAYIANVLEYACGFNLWREWAKLEIADKENPYKLPKLHKEYAGIALALANTDEPDTSNYTEEEIVYRVKKSKHVGLIFRSKDRERIDELLSMYSERITKDFLAVAPVKERYDD; the protein is encoded by the coding sequence ATGTCGAAACACATCGTCTGCATCGCAAGCGAACACAAGGGTAACGAATTCATCGAAGCAGCCCATGAGGCCGGCTGGCAAGTTACACTCGTAACGCGGAAAAGCCTGCTTGACAGCCCTTGGGTTTGGGCAAACATAGGCGATGTCAGGACTGTCGAAGACAGTGCCCAACCCGTCGATTATGTGCGTGCGATCACGAACGTTGTAGGGTCTGCGAAGATCGATCATGTCGTCGGGCTCGATGAATTTGATGTGATCACGGGAGCGCTCGCCCGCGAGCACCTGCAGCTGCCGGGAGTTACCAGCTCTTACCTTCGTCGATTTCGCGACAAGCTCACGATGCGCAACCTGGCGTCTTCAAAGGACATTCCGTGTCCGGAGTTCGTGGGAGCGTTCAACATGTCGGAGATCGATGAGTTCCTCGACCGCGTCCCGGCTCCTTGGATCGTCAAACCGCGACACGAGGTATCTGCATTCGGTATCAGAAAATGTGAGACGAAGCAGCAGGTTTGGGATGTTTTGACAGACCTCGACAACCGAAATAACTGGCGCGACCATCCCTCGCAATTCGTCATTGAACGGTTCATTGAGGGCAAGGTCTTTCACGTCGATTCTGTCGTCGAAGACAAGAAAGTGCGTGCGGCAGGCGTCAGTCAGTATGGCACGACGCCATTCAAGGTGTCGCATTATGGCGGTGTGTTCACGTCCTCGATCGTGCCGTATGACGCGCCCGAGCGAAAGACGTTGGAAAAGCTCAACAAGCAGCTCTTGAAAGCATTCGAACTGGAAAAGGGTGTTACGCACGCGGAATTTCTGCAGTGTGCCGAATCGGGTGAATTCTATATGCTCGAGGTTGCGTGCCGCGTCGGCGGTGCGTACATAGCGAACGTTCTGGAATATGCGTGCGGCTTCAATCTATGGCGCGAGTGGGCGAAACTTGAGATCGCCGACAAGGAGAATCCTTACAAGTTGCCGAAACTGCACAAAGAATATGCCGGCATCGCTCTTGCACTTGCCAACACTGATGAGCCGGACACGTCGAATTATACCGAAGAGGAGATCGTATATCGCGTGAAAAAATCCAAGCACGTCGGGCTGATATTCCGCTCAAAAGACCGAGAACGCATCGATGAACTTCTTTCGATGTACTCCGAACGGATCACCAAAGATTTCCTCGCCGTCGCACCCGTAAAGGAACGTTACGATGATTGA
- a CDS encoding endonuclease/exonuclease/phosphatase family protein, which yields MPTHPPEYFDHDLNRHFPELLKFESVEELEASEIWKQVGGEAERLLNLVVGEELADGRSDDHSVNAIRAIAWNLERGIQLDSIIDALKIDERLRGRDILLFSELDHGMARSGNRFVAQEIARELGLNYAFAPVYVPLQKGSGVEAEMDGENTVSLHGVAMFSRWPMRNVHAIPIPNGKDKMWGKEKRLGRLRALIADVEHPSGVFRAVTVHLDAHCSRAHRRLQMRIILDHLDTLPQMPTLIGGDWNTTGFNSQNSTRAILGYWRRVFMGPKNVALNHLPHPERFFEKPLFTDLENRGFTYRELNNLGVGTLHYDVASIEKNTNLRDWVPEWCFPFIFWAAGRVGGKVSTRLDWFAAKGLELAPETSPQTVGGLVSGLGEPLSDHDPITVEVKFKDP from the coding sequence ATGCCAACGCATCCGCCCGAATATTTCGATCACGACCTGAATCGACATTTTCCCGAACTGCTCAAATTCGAATCTGTCGAAGAACTCGAAGCATCCGAGATCTGGAAACAAGTTGGCGGCGAGGCTGAACGACTGCTCAATTTGGTCGTCGGCGAGGAACTTGCTGACGGACGATCGGACGATCATTCGGTAAATGCGATCCGGGCGATCGCGTGGAATCTTGAACGCGGCATTCAGCTCGACAGCATTATTGACGCTTTGAAAATAGACGAAAGGCTGCGGGGCCGCGATATTTTACTGTTTTCCGAACTCGACCACGGAATGGCGAGAAGCGGGAATCGTTTTGTCGCTCAGGAGATCGCCCGCGAACTTGGGCTGAATTACGCTTTCGCTCCGGTTTACGTTCCGCTGCAAAAGGGAAGCGGTGTAGAGGCCGAGATGGATGGCGAGAATACCGTTTCGCTGCATGGCGTCGCGATGTTCTCGCGGTGGCCGATGCGAAATGTTCACGCGATCCCGATCCCGAACGGTAAGGACAAAATGTGGGGCAAGGAAAAACGCCTTGGCCGTCTGCGTGCGTTGATCGCTGACGTCGAACATCCGAGCGGCGTATTCCGTGCGGTCACCGTTCATCTTGATGCGCATTGTTCCCGTGCTCATCGCCGGCTGCAGATGCGGATCATTCTCGATCATCTCGACACGCTGCCCCAAATGCCTACGCTGATTGGGGGCGACTGGAATACGACGGGTTTCAATTCGCAGAATTCGACCCGAGCGATCCTTGGGTATTGGCGGCGTGTCTTTATGGGCCCTAAGAACGTCGCTCTTAACCATTTGCCGCACCCCGAACGATTTTTTGAAAAGCCTCTTTTTACTGATCTGGAGAACCGTGGGTTCACTTATCGTGAGCTGAACAACTTAGGCGTCGGGACTTTGCATTACGATGTCGCCAGCATCGAAAAGAACACCAATCTTCGCGATTGGGTGCCTGAATGGTGTTTCCCGTTCATATTTTGGGCGGCCGGCCGCGTTGGAGGCAAGGTCTCAACACGGCTCGATTGGTTCGCGGCCAAGGGACTCGAGCTTGCACCCGAGACGTCGCCGCAAACCGTCGGCGGCCTTGTCAGCGGACTCGGCGAGCCGTTGTCTGATCACGATCCAATAACAGTTGAGGTGAAGTTCAAGGACCCCTAG
- a CDS encoding MFS transporter produces MRNSSASIPAFAWAILAVSTFALLVSNGLSISGLPPFYKPIREEFVAAGIVNTSVAETFIANGANITFLMSGLFSLIGGWLVTRFRLRPMMMLGCVMLGGGTILLSISDTIPIFYLSRFLMGASLGFIGVAPCIVLVSRWFSARRGLALGILLTGTSLGGAVVPLLAQPLIAEYGWRTALVILSLLVWAVLLPLVVFLVRETAPVGKEATEAAEEVSGATLGQALRTPLFWAIAACGALVFYPIFATTQQFILYLQTPRIGISAETAALAQSLLFTVGIGGRFLAGYLSDRLGTIAVIIFCAGLMFAASLVLLNLTASNAFLFLLPFAVGYGGTFVLLQRLTVDSFGQREPAKILGALTMIEVIGAAIGGRVTGYLADANGGDYTTAFYVVTAVCAAAFISTIVIFLLGKRESPLAAGL; encoded by the coding sequence ATGCGAAATAGCTCCGCCAGTATTCCGGCATTTGCGTGGGCCATCCTCGCGGTCTCGACTTTCGCATTGCTGGTCAGCAACGGATTGTCGATCAGCGGCCTGCCGCCTTTTTACAAACCGATCAGAGAAGAGTTTGTCGCAGCCGGCATCGTAAACACGTCCGTCGCCGAAACTTTTATCGCGAACGGCGCAAACATCACGTTTCTGATGTCCGGGCTTTTCTCTCTGATCGGCGGCTGGCTTGTCACCCGATTTCGCCTGCGGCCGATGATGATGCTCGGCTGCGTGATGCTCGGCGGCGGGACGATCTTGCTGAGTATTTCAGATACCATACCGATATTTTATCTGTCGCGTTTCTTGATGGGCGCGTCGCTGGGATTCATCGGCGTCGCTCCATGTATCGTTCTGGTGTCGCGCTGGTTTTCGGCTCGTCGCGGGCTTGCTCTCGGTATTCTGCTGACAGGGACAAGCCTAGGCGGTGCCGTCGTTCCGCTGCTGGCTCAACCATTGATCGCAGAATACGGCTGGCGAACGGCTCTAGTGATCTTGAGCCTGTTGGTGTGGGCGGTATTGCTGCCATTGGTCGTATTCCTTGTTCGGGAAACGGCGCCGGTTGGAAAAGAAGCGACTGAGGCGGCAGAAGAGGTGTCAGGAGCAACGCTTGGCCAGGCTTTAAGAACACCGCTGTTCTGGGCTATTGCCGCTTGCGGCGCACTTGTTTTTTATCCGATCTTTGCTACGACCCAGCAATTCATTCTTTACCTGCAGACGCCACGGATCGGCATCTCTGCTGAGACCGCTGCTCTTGCTCAGTCGCTGCTTTTCACGGTGGGCATCGGCGGACGTTTTCTCGCGGGATACTTAAGTGACAGACTCGGAACTATTGCCGTTATTATCTTCTGCGCGGGACTTATGTTCGCTGCATCGCTTGTGCTTTTGAACCTTACCGCATCGAACGCATTCCTCTTTTTGCTGCCGTTCGCCGTTGGTTATGGCGGAACATTTGTTCTGCTGCAGCGGCTGACGGTCGATTCGTTCGGCCAACGAGAACCTGCGAAGATACTCGGTGCTCTAACGATGATCGAGGTCATAGGCGCCGCTATCGGTGGGCGTGTTACAGGCTATCTCGCTGACGCGAACGGCGGTGATTACACTACGGCTTTCTATGTTGTGACCGCTGTGTGCGCTGCGGCGTTCATTTCAACCATCGTCATTTTCCTGCTGGGAAAAAGAGAAAGCCCGCTCGCGGCGGGCCTTTAA
- the polA gene encoding DNA polymerase I: protein MKRVFLIDSMSHIFRAFFAPMGMRQEPMRNSKGQVTQAVFVFTNMLRKLLNDERPEYIAAVFDTAAPTFRHDSFEAYKANREEMPDELAQQLPYIVRVCEAFNIPILKMDGYEADDIIGTLAKECEKRKMQAVIVSNDKDLCQLVRDPYVIAMRQNSQNLKRKVPVPPIEWCDEAWVVNKFGVPPDKIIDLLGLMGDSVDNIPGAPGIGEKGALKLVLEYGSAIGAMENAEKISHKTYRESLQNNRDIILQSLELATVHCEVPIDLDIENLKARMPDRAKAYELFRELEFKSLTNEFADGADTPTGESGGLFDSVTNRNVETRYSVISTRPELDSLVRRLFEITDFSVHVNDANSNERTSVYDKLRPLGVAFAIGNGESFYVDLENFDGDAITPIRNILMNPYFSISAHDAKRNTGALLKLGIRPTSIRNDILIAAYLLESTRSSYPVDFLAQIYGDIDAARAISEKWDETAFRTAESADLIARTLPTILAKLRENKLESVYRDIEMPTIDVLVDIELVGMKVDGERLIAFSETISNDLDEISKKIYAIAGREFNIGSPKQVGEVFGELNIETGKKTATGQISTSHDVLVELAQTYEIAQLIIDYREMDKLKATYADALPKMIRGDGRVHGCLNQTVAATGRLSSTEPNLQNIPVRTELGQQIRRAFIPEKGNKLISADYSQLELRILAHITKDERMLEAYKNNEDIHAQTARLVFGATDEKDLKEKRRLAKIVNFGIAYAVEAYGLSTRVGISKQEARKVIDDYFATYKGIREYMDRIPEEARKQGYITSLFGRRRYFPSITDRNFAVRSRAEREAINMPIQGTASDIVKIAMIRVEKALLDAGLETRMIMQVHDELLFEAPESEVKTASEIIVREMENAATLDVPLVVEIGVGNNWMDAK from the coding sequence ATGAAGCGAGTTTTTCTGATCGATTCGATGTCGCATATTTTTCGTGCGTTTTTCGCTCCGATGGGTATGCGACAGGAGCCGATGCGAAACAGCAAAGGCCAGGTGACGCAGGCGGTTTTCGTATTTACGAATATGCTGCGCAAGCTTCTGAATGACGAGCGTCCGGAGTATATCGCCGCTGTTTTTGACACGGCTGCTCCTACATTTCGACACGACTCATTTGAGGCGTACAAAGCGAACCGCGAGGAGATGCCGGACGAACTTGCACAACAGCTTCCCTATATCGTGCGGGTTTGCGAGGCGTTCAATATTCCCATCTTAAAAATGGACGGCTACGAGGCCGACGATATAATCGGCACACTCGCCAAAGAATGTGAAAAGCGCAAAATGCAGGCCGTGATCGTCTCGAACGATAAGGACCTGTGCCAGCTTGTCCGCGACCCGTACGTGATCGCAATGCGGCAAAATTCGCAAAACCTGAAACGTAAGGTTCCCGTCCCGCCGATCGAATGGTGTGACGAGGCGTGGGTTGTAAATAAATTCGGCGTTCCGCCCGACAAGATAATCGACCTACTCGGCCTGATGGGCGATTCGGTCGATAACATTCCCGGAGCGCCAGGCATCGGCGAAAAAGGCGCGTTGAAGCTCGTCCTCGAGTATGGCTCGGCTATCGGTGCGATGGAGAATGCCGAAAAGATCTCGCACAAGACCTATCGCGAAAGCCTGCAGAACAATCGCGACATTATTTTGCAATCTCTTGAGCTTGCAACCGTGCATTGCGAAGTGCCGATCGATCTCGACATCGAAAATCTGAAAGCTCGAATGCCCGACCGCGCAAAGGCTTACGAGCTGTTTCGGGAGCTGGAATTCAAGTCGCTAACGAACGAATTTGCCGACGGAGCGGACACCCCGACGGGCGAAAGCGGCGGACTTTTCGATTCCGTAACCAACCGAAATGTCGAAACTCGGTATTCAGTGATCTCGACCCGTCCGGAACTCGATAGTCTGGTTCGACGACTATTTGAAATCACGGATTTTTCCGTTCACGTAAACGATGCAAATTCCAATGAAAGAACGAGCGTTTACGACAAATTGCGGCCCCTCGGCGTTGCTTTTGCGATAGGTAATGGCGAGTCGTTTTACGTCGATCTTGAGAATTTTGACGGCGATGCGATCACGCCGATACGCAATATTCTGATGAATCCGTACTTTTCGATTTCGGCCCACGACGCAAAGCGAAACACAGGTGCCCTACTCAAACTCGGCATACGGCCGACGAGTATCAGGAACGACATACTGATCGCCGCCTACCTGCTTGAATCGACGCGGTCGAGCTATCCGGTCGATTTCCTTGCTCAGATCTACGGCGATATCGACGCGGCTCGTGCAATTTCTGAAAAATGGGACGAAACGGCATTCCGCACCGCGGAAAGCGCTGATCTGATCGCACGCACCTTGCCGACAATTTTGGCGAAACTTCGCGAAAACAAGCTCGAAAGCGTCTATCGGGATATCGAGATGCCTACGATAGATGTGTTGGTCGATATAGAGCTTGTCGGTATGAAGGTGGACGGAGAGCGGCTTATCGCTTTCTCGGAAACGATCTCAAATGACCTAGACGAGATCAGCAAAAAGATATACGCCATTGCCGGGCGTGAGTTCAACATCGGCTCACCGAAGCAGGTGGGCGAGGTTTTTGGCGAACTTAATATAGAGACCGGCAAAAAGACCGCGACCGGCCAAATTTCTACCAGCCACGACGTCCTCGTTGAGCTCGCCCAAACGTATGAGATCGCGCAGTTGATCATCGATTATCGCGAGATGGACAAGCTGAAGGCGACCTACGCCGACGCTCTGCCAAAGATGATCCGCGGCGACGGCCGCGTTCACGGCTGCTTGAATCAAACGGTCGCCGCAACTGGCCGTCTCTCATCGACCGAGCCGAATCTGCAGAACATCCCTGTCCGCACCGAACTCGGTCAGCAGATCCGCCGAGCGTTCATTCCGGAAAAAGGCAACAAGCTGATCTCAGCGGATTATTCTCAACTTGAACTGCGCATTCTCGCTCACATCACGAAGGACGAGCGAATGCTCGAAGCGTATAAGAACAACGAGGATATCCACGCACAGACCGCTCGCCTTGTTTTTGGAGCGACCGACGAGAAAGACCTAAAAGAAAAACGTCGCCTGGCGAAGATCGTCAATTTCGGCATCGCCTACGCCGTCGAAGCATACGGACTATCGACGCGCGTCGGGATCTCAAAGCAAGAAGCCCGCAAGGTCATCGACGACTATTTCGCGACATACAAAGGCATACGCGAATATATGGACCGCATTCCCGAAGAGGCGCGAAAACAAGGCTATATCACGTCTCTATTCGGCCGCCGACGATACTTCCCGTCAATCACTGACCGAAACTTCGCCGTCCGGTCGCGTGCTGAACGCGAAGCGATAAACATGCCGATCCAGGGCACCGCAAGCGACATCGTAAAGATCGCGATGATCCGTGTGGAAAAAGCACTGCTCGATGCAGGGCTCGAAACAAGGATGATCATGCAGGTCCACGATGAGCTGCTTTTCGAGGCCCCGGAAAGCGAGGTCAAGACGGCATCCGAGATCATAGTTCGCGAAATGGAGAACGCAGCTACTCTAGACGTCCCGCTCGTTGTCGAGATAGGAGTGGGCAACAATTGGATGGATGCGAAATAG
- a CDS encoding tetratricopeptide repeat protein codes for MRNFAKRLLVAAVVAGFAALSASAQSAVTDRVIILPFENTSGKPEFNWVGESFAGSLSELLKVPGLDVVSNDERKIVQQRLRIPLSALPSLAASLKMARDSNANLLVSGRYNIIPADKDVAATININARIIRVNEGRLMTELIDGRQITRDINLTDALANLQTIQGQVAYQVLYQRDKSLPFSQNQLIESANKIPARAFEAYIKGLITNDSQAREVFLINAGRLFADGTSGGIYAEAALELGHHYLGQRKLADAIAAFERTVTALQGCREAARAEKRPSNCNDEAFAEASFYIGVIYWQQGNFESALAAMRPLTEELKLTTVFNALGSISVQAARAEKRNPGNAAKMLNEGIEFLKQASEAADDNSAVRFNYAFALFLNGNFSEAATQFRAALALNPRDGESYYMLAKALEALNDPTAKDVDDQARRNLTENNRYALLEREWAKAKNGTGINLRVDQPARKDFLTVVMSRRAATPITTRISETEALLVRARTLVKDGKDDEAMTALRSVLASEPMSAESYLLLGKIHIRRRDLDQAISSLKTAIFWDSRLIESHVLLGKIFVERGNCLEAKNYSASALEIDPEDADALGLKRLTERCSK; via the coding sequence ATGAGAAATTTTGCAAAGAGATTATTAGTTGCCGCCGTGGTTGCCGGGTTTGCGGCACTTTCGGCTTCCGCACAATCTGCGGTAACGGACCGGGTTATCATATTGCCGTTCGAGAATACCTCGGGAAAGCCTGAGTTCAACTGGGTGGGTGAATCATTCGCCGGTTCGCTTTCGGAATTACTGAAAGTTCCCGGACTCGATGTCGTCTCGAACGATGAGCGAAAGATAGTTCAGCAGCGTCTGCGGATTCCTTTGAGCGCATTGCCGAGCCTTGCTGCGTCTTTGAAGATGGCCCGCGACTCTAACGCGAATCTTCTCGTTTCCGGCCGCTATAACATAATTCCCGCTGACAAAGACGTGGCGGCGACGATCAACATCAACGCCCGAATTATACGTGTTAACGAGGGCCGCCTCATGACCGAGCTTATCGATGGACGCCAGATCACCCGCGATATCAACCTCACGGATGCACTTGCGAATCTCCAGACGATCCAAGGCCAGGTTGCGTATCAGGTCTTGTATCAACGCGATAAATCTCTGCCGTTCTCGCAAAATCAACTGATCGAATCTGCTAACAAGATCCCCGCTCGAGCGTTCGAAGCATACATAAAGGGACTTATCACGAACGACTCGCAGGCTCGCGAGGTTTTTCTCATTAACGCGGGCAGGCTCTTCGCTGACGGCACTTCCGGCGGGATTTACGCCGAGGCGGCTCTTGAACTCGGCCATCATTATCTCGGCCAGCGAAAGCTTGCCGATGCTATTGCGGCTTTTGAACGCACTGTAACTGCGTTGCAAGGATGCAGGGAAGCGGCTCGTGCCGAAAAGCGTCCGTCGAACTGCAACGACGAAGCATTCGCCGAAGCGTCCTTTTACATCGGTGTGATCTATTGGCAGCAGGGAAATTTCGAATCTGCACTCGCGGCGATGCGGCCGCTGACCGAGGAATTAAAGCTCACTACTGTTTTTAACGCCTTAGGGTCGATCTCGGTTCAAGCTGCCCGAGCTGAAAAGCGAAACCCCGGAAATGCTGCCAAGATGCTCAACGAAGGTATCGAATTCCTGAAACAGGCGAGTGAGGCGGCCGACGACAATTCAGCTGTGCGGTTCAATTATGCGTTCGCATTGTTTCTGAACGGCAATTTTTCTGAGGCTGCAACCCAGTTTCGTGCGGCTCTCGCATTGAATCCGCGGGACGGCGAGTCGTATTACATGCTTGCTAAGGCACTTGAAGCGCTCAATGACCCGACCGCGAAAGACGTTGACGATCAGGCACGGCGAAATCTGACTGAGAACAACCGCTATGCTCTGCTCGAACGCGAGTGGGCCAAGGCAAAAAATGGCACCGGAATCAATTTGCGTGTCGATCAGCCGGCGAGAAAGGATTTTCTGACCGTCGTCATGAGCCGCCGTGCTGCGACGCCGATAACTACGCGTATAAGCGAAACTGAGGCATTGCTCGTACGTGCGAGAACGCTCGTTAAGGATGGCAAAGATGATGAAGCGATGACCGCGCTCCGAAGCGTTTTGGCGAGTGAGCCAATGAGTGCGGAAAGCTATCTGCTGCTCGGCAAGATACATATACGCCGACGCGACCTTGACCAAGCGATCAGTTCGTTAAAGACAGCGATATTTTGGGACAGTCGCCTGATCGAAAGCCACGTCCTGCTGGGCAAGATCTTCGTTGAACGCGGCAACTGCCTCGAAGCGAAGAACTACTCCGCATCGGCTCTCGAGATCGATCCTGAAGACGCTGACGCACTCGGACTGAAGCGTTTGACCGAAAGATGTTCCAAATAG